The genomic window CCCAGGCGCTGCGCCACCCCTGCCGGTCCCTGGAGGAGGTCTGCGACCGCGTCATCGGCCGGCTGCTGCCCTCGTCGGCCCAGGACGACGTGGCCGTGCTCATCGCCAGGGCGCTGCCGCGCCGCCGGCCGGCGGGCCGCGGCTCCGGTCGGCGTCCCCCGCACAGTCCCGCCCGGAACGCGCGGCCACTGTGACAGCGAACGGCCGAGGAGAGGGAGACACCGGTGAGTACGTTCGGTGAGGCCCCGCGCGACCCGTTCGCGGCGGAGCGGGCGGCCGCCGCGGTGCTGGACGACCGCGGGCGGGTCGTCGGCTGGAGCAAGCGGGCCGAGGCGCTGCTCGGCCACCGGTCGGACGAGGTGCTGGGCACCCCGGCCGCCGGGTTGCTGGCCGGCCCCCTCGAACGGGACGCCGTCACCGAGGCGCTGGCGGTCTGCGCACGCGACGGCGGCTGGTTCGGGAACCTGACCGTGCGGCACCGGGACGGGCACCGGGTCGACCTGGGCTGCCGGGCGCGGCCGATGGTGCGCGACGCGTCACGGCGCGAGTGGTTCCTCGTCGCCGCGCCCGCCGAGGAGATCGCCCAATGGGAGACGGACCGCTCGCTCCTGGACGGGCTGTTCCGGCGCTCCCCGATCGGGCTGTCCGTCTTCGCCCCCGATCTGACGATCCTGCGTGTGAACCGGGCGATCGCCCGGTGGAGCCAGATCCCGGCCGAGGAGCACCGCGGGCTGCGCATCGGGGACTTCGTCGTGAGCAAGGACGCCGACGCGGCGGACCAGCAGCTGCGGGAGGTGCTGGAGTCGGGCCGGTCCTCGACCCTCGCCGAGCAGCCCTGCGGTCTGCGCCGGGATCCCACCCATGAGCTGGTCGTGTCGGTGTCGTCGTTCCGGATCCAGGACGCCGCGGGGCGGGTGCTCGGGGTGGCGCAGACCACCGAGGACGTGACCGGCCGCTACCGGGCGCGCCGCCGGCTCGCCCTGCTCAACGAGGCCAGCACCCGCATCGGGACGACGCTCGACGTGGCGACGACGGCGCGCGAGCTGAGCGAGGTGGCGGTCCCCGGCCTGGCCGACTGTGTCTCCGTGGACCTGCTGGAGCCGGTGGCGCGCGGCGAGGAGCCCACCGGGGAGACGCTCGGCATCGTGCGGCGGGCAGCGGTCCTGAGCACCGTGCCGGACACGATGGAGCTGATGTATCCGGTGGGCCTGACGATCCAGGTGCCGCCGGAGAGTCTGCATGCGCGGTGCCTGGCCGAGCGGCGTCCGGTCCTGGACGTACGCAAGGAGGGAATCAGCGGGTGGCTCGCCCGGGATCCGGAGCGGGCCGAGCGCATCTTCGCCCTGGGCGTGCCCTCGCTGATGGTCGTGCCGCTGGTCGCCCGTGGGCTCGTCCTGGGCCTGCTCAGCCTCTACCGGTGGCGGCGGCGCGAACCGTTCGAGGAGGACGACCTCACGCTCGCCGAGGAGTTCGCGTCCCGCGCCGCGATCTGCATCGACAACGCCCGCCGCTACACACAGCAGCAGGACGCGGCGCTCACGCTCCAGCACAGCCTGCTGCCGCGCGAGATGCCCAGGCACCCCGCGGTCGAGGTGGCGCACCGCTATCTGCCGGCGGATGCGACGACCGGTGTCGGCGGCGACTGGTTCGACGTGATCCCGCTCTCCGGGCTGCGGGTCGCCCTCGTCGTCGGCGACGTGGTCGGCCACGGCATCCACGCGGCGGCCACGATGGGCCGGCTGCGGACCGCCGTGCACACGCTGGCCAATCTCGACCTCACCCCCGACGAGGTCCTCTCGCACCTCGACGATCTCGTGGACCGGCTCACGGCCGAGCAGGAGCCGGCCGGCGGTGACCACGCCCAGGTGACCGGCGCGACCTGCCTGTACGCCGTCTACGACCCGGTCTCGCAGCACTGCGCGCTGGCCCGCGCCGGGCATCCGCCGCCCGCGATGGTCACGCCGGACGGACAGGTGCAGCTCCTCGACGTACCGCCGGGTCCCCCGCTGGGCCTCGGCGGGCTCCCGTTCGAGGCCGCCGAGACGAAGCTGGCCGAGGGCAGCCTGCTGGCCCTGTACACCGACGGCCTGCTCCAGGCCGGGTACGAGGACGTCGACGAGAGCCTCGCCCACCTGTGCCAGGCGCTGACCGGCCCCGCCCGTTCGGCCGAGGAGACCTGCTCG from Streptomyces formicae includes these protein-coding regions:
- a CDS encoding SpoIIE family protein phosphatase translates to MSTFGEAPRDPFAAERAAAAVLDDRGRVVGWSKRAEALLGHRSDEVLGTPAAGLLAGPLERDAVTEALAVCARDGGWFGNLTVRHRDGHRVDLGCRARPMVRDASRREWFLVAAPAEEIAQWETDRSLLDGLFRRSPIGLSVFAPDLTILRVNRAIARWSQIPAEEHRGLRIGDFVVSKDADAADQQLREVLESGRSSTLAEQPCGLRRDPTHELVVSVSSFRIQDAAGRVLGVAQTTEDVTGRYRARRRLALLNEASTRIGTTLDVATTARELSEVAVPGLADCVSVDLLEPVARGEEPTGETLGIVRRAAVLSTVPDTMELMYPVGLTIQVPPESLHARCLAERRPVLDVRKEGISGWLARDPERAERIFALGVPSLMVVPLVARGLVLGLLSLYRWRRREPFEEDDLTLAEEFASRAAICIDNARRYTQQQDAALTLQHSLLPREMPRHPAVEVAHRYLPADATTGVGGDWFDVIPLSGLRVALVVGDVVGHGIHAAATMGRLRTAVHTLANLDLTPDEVLSHLDDLVDRLTAEQEPAGGDHAQVTGATCLYAVYDPVSQHCALARAGHPPPAMVTPDGQVQLLDVPPGPPLGLGGLPFEAAETKLAEGSLLALYTDGLLQAGYEDVDESLAHLCQALTGPARSAEETCSAVAGELLHDRPADDVALLVARTRVLAADKVAAWELPADATAPGRARALTAAQLAGWGLEEFAFTTELVVSELVTNAYRYGGGPIALRLIRDSHLICEVSDSGSSAPHLRRALTTDEGGRGLFLVAQLTERWGTRYTRGGKTIWTEQALSPAPPGS